A genomic stretch from Chloroflexota bacterium includes:
- a CDS encoding thioredoxin domain-containing protein has product MTNRLAKETSPYLLQHATNPVDWYPWGPEALERARAEDKPIFLSIGYSACHWCHVMAHESFEDEVVAAQLNRDFVAIKVDREERPDLDDVYMAAVQTLTGSGGWPMSVFLTPALEPFFGGTYFPPEDRHGMAGFPRVLGAISEAYRDRRDEVVEQGRQLAVHLREQLEVQPGRNEVERKQLDVAAARLAESFDPQHGGFGGAPKFPAPMTLEFLLRAWRRGRDADVLQMVTFTLDRMADGGIHDQVAGGFARYSTDARWLVPHFEKMLYDNAQLAHAYLEAFRATGQQRYAEVARRTLEFMIRELATEDGGFASALDADSEGEEGRFYTWDLDQFVEILRAAGLDAEEAQAAAEYWGVVPGGNWEGRSILHVAGAAAPTREVLDRARGALLVARGQRIRPGRDDKQLAAWNGMALRALAVGSLVLGDDRFADATRACVRFIRAHLLRDEGRLWRTARGGTAHTPAFCEDYAHVADGLLAAHAALGEVADLELAAALMDRAVVDFWDEASGTFFDTSDEHDRIVARPRSLADGATPAANSVAADVLLRLALHTGEPDHDRRARSILRAASVALERHPAQFGRLLAAADRSLGEPIDAVIAGDLDDPLAVVLRRAAAGPYQPDLVIAPLPPNDSVAVWPLFEGKTARDGLATAYVCRGYACDEPTMDPERVLAQVAGLP; this is encoded by the coding sequence ATGACCAACCGACTTGCCAAGGAGACGAGCCCGTACCTCCTCCAGCACGCGACGAACCCGGTCGACTGGTATCCGTGGGGCCCCGAGGCACTCGAACGCGCTCGCGCCGAAGACAAGCCGATCTTCCTGTCGATCGGCTATTCGGCCTGTCACTGGTGCCACGTCATGGCGCACGAGTCATTCGAGGATGAGGTCGTCGCCGCGCAGCTGAACCGGGATTTCGTGGCGATCAAGGTCGATCGCGAGGAGCGCCCGGACCTCGACGACGTCTACATGGCCGCAGTCCAGACTCTGACCGGCAGCGGCGGATGGCCGATGAGCGTGTTCCTGACGCCGGCGCTCGAGCCGTTCTTTGGCGGCACCTATTTCCCGCCCGAGGACCGACACGGGATGGCGGGCTTCCCGCGCGTGCTCGGAGCGATCTCCGAGGCATACCGTGATCGCCGCGACGAGGTCGTCGAGCAGGGGCGGCAGCTGGCTGTGCACCTGCGTGAGCAGCTCGAAGTGCAGCCGGGCAGGAACGAGGTCGAGCGCAAGCAGCTCGACGTCGCTGCAGCCCGCCTGGCGGAGTCGTTCGACCCGCAGCACGGCGGCTTTGGCGGCGCGCCGAAGTTCCCGGCGCCCATGACGCTCGAATTCCTGCTGCGGGCATGGCGACGCGGCAGGGACGCAGATGTCCTGCAGATGGTCACGTTCACGCTCGACCGCATGGCGGACGGCGGGATCCACGACCAGGTCGCGGGTGGCTTCGCTCGCTACAGCACCGATGCCCGCTGGCTGGTGCCACACTTCGAGAAGATGCTCTACGACAACGCGCAATTGGCGCACGCCTACCTGGAGGCGTTCCGCGCCACCGGCCAGCAGCGCTACGCAGAGGTCGCGCGCCGGACCCTGGAGTTCATGATTCGTGAGCTGGCGACCGAGGACGGTGGCTTCGCGTCGGCGCTCGATGCCGACAGCGAGGGCGAGGAGGGCCGCTTCTACACCTGGGACCTCGACCAATTCGTCGAGATCCTGCGCGCAGCGGGGCTGGACGCTGAGGAGGCACAGGCTGCCGCCGAGTATTGGGGGGTCGTGCCGGGCGGCAACTGGGAGGGCCGCTCGATCCTGCATGTCGCCGGGGCCGCGGCTCCCACACGAGAGGTGCTCGACCGCGCCCGGGGCGCGCTCCTCGTAGCGCGAGGGCAGCGGATCCGGCCGGGCCGCGATGACAAGCAGCTGGCCGCCTGGAACGGGATGGCGCTGCGAGCGCTCGCGGTTGGGTCCCTGGTACTCGGCGACGATCGCTTCGCCGACGCGACCCGCGCATGCGTGCGCTTCATCCGCGCTCACCTGCTGCGTGACGAGGGACGACTCTGGCGCACGGCTCGCGGCGGGACGGCGCATACGCCGGCCTTCTGCGAGGACTATGCGCACGTCGCCGACGGGCTCCTGGCCGCTCACGCGGCGCTGGGGGAGGTGGCGGACCTCGAGCTGGCTGCCGCGCTGATGGATCGTGCCGTCGTCGATTTCTGGGACGAGGCCAGCGGCACCTTCTTCGACACGAGCGATGAGCACGACCGGATCGTCGCCCGGCCACGATCGCTGGCCGACGGGGCGACGCCGGCCGCCAATTCGGTCGCCGCGGACGTCCTCCTGCGGCTTGCGCTGCACACCGGCGAGCCGGATCACGATCGCCGTGCCCGCAGCATCCTGCGTGCTGCGAGTGTCGCGTTGGAACGGCACCCCGCCCAGTTCGGAAGGCTGCTTGCCGCGGCGGACCGTTCCCTTGGCGAGCCGATCGACGCCGTCATCGCCGGCGACCTCGATGACCCGCTCGCGGTCGTGCTGCGACGAGCGGCCGCCGGGCCATACCAGCCGGACCTGGTCATCGCGCCACTCCCCCCCAACGACTCCGTGGCGGTCTGGCCCCTCTTCGAGGGAAAGACGGCACGCGACGGCCTGGCAACCGCCTATGTGTGTCGTGGCTATGCCTGTGACGAGCCGACCATGGACCCTGAACGCGTGCTGGCGCAGGTGGCGGGCCTGCCATGA
- a CDS encoding LCP family protein, with protein MPAALLLAGCASASPSLSPSAEPTPSPSPTPVASPTPIPLDQAMLARRFTVLVVGSDSNRTRRERGEDVNTDALMVVSVSADKSRIAMLSLPRDTVDIPMPDGSIYHGKVNEIAQRFGIETLRGAMATLLGVPIDRYVQIDMDGFASMVDAVGGVDVEVKTRLSDSKVDLFLEPGPAHLDGPQALSFSRTRVDSDYGRAGRQQQVIVALARKWLDAGLGELMVTAELLGSLETDMVLDELPTVLEIGRRSTSAEVSGIVLEPPRFSLFVGFEPNSTRGWVMIPNVPEIQAYARSVLSD; from the coding sequence ATGCCTGCGGCGCTCCTCCTGGCCGGATGTGCGTCGGCGTCCCCGAGCCTCTCGCCGAGCGCCGAGCCGACCCCGAGCCCGAGCCCCACGCCGGTGGCGAGCCCCACTCCCATCCCCCTCGACCAAGCGATGCTCGCCCGACGCTTCACGGTACTGGTGGTGGGGTCGGACTCGAACCGCACCCGGCGAGAACGAGGGGAGGACGTGAACACCGACGCGCTGATGGTTGTCAGCGTCAGTGCCGACAAGTCGCGCATCGCGATGCTGTCGCTGCCGCGCGACACGGTTGACATCCCGATGCCCGACGGCTCGATCTACCACGGCAAGGTGAATGAGATCGCGCAGCGGTTCGGGATCGAGACCCTGCGTGGCGCCATGGCGACTCTCCTGGGTGTGCCGATCGACCGATATGTCCAGATCGACATGGACGGCTTCGCATCGATGGTCGACGCGGTCGGCGGGGTCGACGTCGAGGTCAAGACGCGCCTCTCCGATTCCAAGGTGGATCTGTTCCTCGAGCCAGGACCGGCTCACCTCGACGGGCCCCAGGCGCTCAGCTTCAGCCGGACGCGGGTCGATTCGGACTATGGCCGCGCCGGGCGCCAGCAGCAGGTGATCGTCGCGCTGGCTCGCAAGTGGCTCGACGCAGGGCTGGGAGAGCTCATGGTTACCGCGGAGCTGCTCGGCTCCCTCGAGACCGACATGGTCCTGGACGAGCTGCCGACCGTGCTCGAAATCGGTCGTCGCTCGACCTCGGCCGAGGTGAGCGGCATCGTCCTCGAGCCGCCGCGGTTCTCACTGTTCGTGGGGTTCGAGCCGAACAGCACGCGCGGATGGGTGATGATCCCGAACGTGCCCGAGATCCAGGCCTACGCCAGGTCGGTCCTCTCCGACTGA
- the ccsA gene encoding cytochrome c biogenesis protein CcsA, producing the protein MTGSSALLVAALITLLGTSAIGIAAAVAAIARSPRIVPANGASDAAAQRISGSTTALAGTVLAAILLFGSLAARTAVTGHAPWSNLHEFSAAFAFALLVVFIGLAIRRPIAGLTPAVALLAAALLGVSLLQPDEVRPLVPALQAPLLLTVHVGAAMLAYAIGAVAFAAALGEIVQRATRDGIASLPSASVCRAASHRAAILAFPVLTAAIVLGSVWANLAWRSYWNNDPKELAAAATWLVYGGYLHVAGRRDRWAATAPWLLVLGFAAILFTWLGAGLIFVGQHSYAGA; encoded by the coding sequence ATGACCGGATCCTCGGCCCTCCTGGTCGCGGCGCTCATCACGCTGCTCGGCACTTCGGCCATCGGCATCGCGGCGGCCGTCGCCGCCATCGCTCGCAGCCCCCGGATCGTGCCTGCAAACGGCGCGTCCGATGCCGCGGCGCAGCGCATCAGCGGCTCGACCACCGCCCTGGCGGGCACGGTCCTGGCGGCGATCCTGCTGTTCGGCTCCCTCGCGGCCCGCACGGCGGTCACCGGCCACGCGCCCTGGTCCAACCTGCACGAGTTCAGTGCGGCGTTCGCATTCGCGCTGCTGGTCGTCTTCATCGGCCTGGCCATTCGCAGGCCGATCGCCGGGCTGACGCCCGCCGTGGCCCTGCTGGCGGCCGCCCTGCTGGGAGTCTCGCTCCTGCAGCCGGACGAGGTGCGACCGCTCGTGCCCGCGCTCCAGGCTCCCCTGCTGCTGACCGTCCACGTCGGGGCCGCCATGCTGGCGTACGCGATTGGTGCGGTCGCCTTCGCGGCCGCCCTGGGCGAGATCGTGCAGCGCGCCACGCGCGACGGCATCGCCTCGCTGCCCTCGGCCTCCGTCTGCCGCGCGGCTTCGCATCGAGCTGCGATCCTTGCATTTCCGGTCCTGACCGCCGCGATCGTGCTGGGATCGGTCTGGGCAAACCTCGCGTGGCGCTCCTATTGGAACAACGACCCAAAGGAGCTCGCGGCGGCCGCAACCTGGCTCGTATACGGCGGCTACCTGCACGTGGCCGGCCGACGGGACCGTTGGGCCGCGACGGCACCGTGGCTGCTGGTGCTGGGCTTCGCCGCGATCCTCTTCACCTGGCTCGGGGCAGGACTGATCTTCGTCGGCCAGCACTCCTACGCCGGAGCCTAG
- a CDS encoding zinc ribbon domain-containing protein yields the protein MELIRDVINFIATGLGGLTATLTPYAFIGMVGLYLLWVVIGYLRVSQVSVQAESSTLPALPLPRAPDGAIDVPRGVPYCPNDGLRYPAGARFCTQCEADLLASCANCGATIRAADESCYRCGTHATLAATSD from the coding sequence ATGGAGCTCATCCGGGATGTCATCAATTTCATCGCGACGGGCCTCGGTGGCCTCACCGCGACCCTGACGCCGTACGCGTTCATCGGCATGGTCGGGCTTTACCTGCTGTGGGTCGTGATCGGGTATCTGCGCGTCTCGCAGGTCAGTGTCCAGGCCGAGTCGTCGACCCTCCCGGCCCTCCCGCTGCCCCGCGCGCCAGATGGCGCGATCGACGTGCCGCGGGGTGTTCCGTACTGTCCCAATGACGGCCTCCGCTACCCCGCCGGCGCGCGCTTCTGCACGCAATGCGAGGCAGACCTGCTCGCCTCGTGCGCGAACTGCGGTGCAACGATTCGCGCCGCCGATGAGTCCTGCTACCGATGCGGCACCCACGCCACCCTGGCGGCCACATCGGACTGA
- a CDS encoding amidohydrolase family protein, protein MPRPRLDPRIPLTELHVHLGAAVTPAIMWGIAHAQGIRLPTKDYWAFRDLITVGRRRRSFDAYLDLFHWTELIQSSPIAVERSVYEVIGGAYRKSNITRIELRFNPMKRNRGGEQDLDHIIAAAVRGMDRAVLEYPQVRAGLILCLDRAFSHDLNEIIAAKAISWHSRGVVAVDIAGPVDPSFRFSDYRDLFDECRRAGLGVTVHAGETGGPEEVRDAIETLEPTRIGHGVKSVYDPAVMGMLRERGIVLEVCPSSNLTTRVVRNVAEMRFILRSLIDNSVSFTLSTDGPEMLRSHLRDEMALLLRTEMMTLGEIGQAIETAHAASFLDDEQPPVNGSTGGRSAADDHAPIALEIEV, encoded by the coding sequence ATGCCCCGTCCCCGGCTCGACCCCCGTATCCCGCTCACCGAGCTTCACGTCCATCTCGGTGCCGCGGTTACCCCGGCCATCATGTGGGGGATCGCACACGCCCAGGGGATCCGGCTGCCGACCAAGGATTACTGGGCATTCCGGGACCTGATCACCGTCGGGCGCCGCCGCCGCTCCTTCGACGCCTACCTCGACCTCTTTCACTGGACCGAACTGATCCAGTCGAGCCCGATCGCGGTCGAGCGCAGCGTCTACGAGGTGATCGGTGGCGCCTATCGCAAGAGCAACATCACCCGCATCGAGCTGCGCTTCAACCCGATGAAGCGCAACCGGGGCGGCGAGCAGGACCTCGACCACATCATCGCCGCGGCGGTGCGGGGCATGGACCGTGCGGTGCTCGAATACCCGCAGGTTCGGGCCGGCCTCATCCTCTGCCTCGACCGTGCCTTCAGCCATGACCTCAACGAGATCATCGCCGCCAAGGCGATCAGCTGGCACAGCCGCGGCGTGGTGGCGGTCGACATCGCGGGGCCCGTCGATCCGAGCTTCCGCTTCAGCGACTACCGCGACCTGTTCGATGAGTGCCGGCGCGCCGGGCTGGGCGTGACGGTGCACGCGGGCGAGACGGGCGGACCGGAGGAGGTGCGCGATGCGATCGAGACGCTCGAGCCGACGCGCATCGGTCATGGCGTCAAGAGCGTCTACGACCCGGCCGTGATGGGGATGCTGCGGGAACGCGGCATCGTGCTCGAGGTGTGCCCCTCCTCCAACCTGACGACCCGGGTGGTTCGGAACGTGGCCGAGATGCGCTTCATCCTGCGTTCGCTGATCGACAACTCGGTGTCGTTCACCCTCTCGACCGATGGTCCGGAGATGCTGCGCTCGCACCTGCGCGACGAGATGGCGCTCCTGCTGCGCACGGAGATGATGACCCTGGGTGAGATCGGTCAGGCGATCGAGACTGCCCATGCAGCCAGCTTCCTAGATGACGAGCAGCCTCCCGTCAATGGCTCCACGGGCGGCCGTTCGGCGGCGGACGATCACGCGCCGATCGCCCTCGAGATCGAGGTCTAG
- a CDS encoding PIG-L deacetylase family protein, with product MSSIWRPVRERNPARSLMVVVAHPGDEAFGFGGAIAHAAESGAYTVVVCATRGAFDRRLLDRSPAPGGRNRSYQKPLIWRNLDTVREDELRRSVGLLGVRVLRMLDYAEEGLSKVSFDELIGRIVQPIRMHRPEVILTFGPDGVSGDPDHVVVGRATQAAFEHAAEPLAYEDDLEEDQVAWRAAKLYQLVVPAAALRPLGDRAPDGYGSPDGSDTLTLELGELAQIKLGAIRRHVSQTGSAGPFHDWRPEVRDAFLGTEHYRLAASNLPVPAGGGGPPVESGLWDGLA from the coding sequence GTGTCCTCGATCTGGCGGCCGGTCCGGGAGCGGAACCCTGCCCGCAGCCTGATGGTCGTGGTCGCCCATCCGGGCGACGAGGCGTTCGGATTCGGCGGTGCGATCGCCCACGCGGCGGAGTCAGGTGCGTACACCGTGGTGGTCTGCGCGACCCGCGGCGCATTCGATCGGCGCCTCCTCGACCGGTCCCCCGCGCCCGGTGGCCGCAACCGCTCCTACCAGAAGCCGCTCATCTGGCGGAACCTGGACACGGTGCGCGAGGACGAGCTGCGCCGATCAGTCGGCCTGCTCGGGGTGCGCGTGCTGCGCATGCTCGACTATGCCGAGGAGGGGCTGTCGAAGGTGAGCTTCGACGAGCTCATCGGGCGCATCGTCCAGCCGATTCGCATGCACCGGCCGGAGGTGATCCTGACCTTTGGACCCGATGGCGTCAGCGGGGATCCGGATCACGTGGTCGTCGGGCGCGCCACGCAGGCTGCTTTTGAGCATGCGGCCGAGCCGCTGGCGTACGAGGACGACCTCGAGGAGGACCAGGTCGCCTGGCGAGCGGCCAAGCTCTACCAGCTGGTCGTGCCGGCGGCTGCTCTGCGGCCGCTTGGGGACAGGGCCCCGGACGGCTACGGATCGCCGGACGGCAGCGACACGCTGACGCTCGAGCTCGGGGAGCTGGCTCAGATCAAGCTGGGGGCCATCCGCCGCCACGTCTCGCAGACCGGATCAGCAGGCCCATTCCACGATTGGCGGCCCGAGGTGAGGGACGCGTTCCTGGGCACCGAGCATTACCGGCTGGCTGCCTCGAACCTCCCGGTGCCGGCGGGCGGCGGCGGACCTCCTGTCGAGTCCGGACTGTGGGACGGTCTCGCGTAG
- a CDS encoding Mrp/NBP35 family ATP-binding protein, translating to MVDQLTDDNIMAALSQVKDPEIGKDLVSLGMVKAIEITGSTVDLTVELTTPACPLKAKIESDIVDGLAALGATTVRVDWASNVKRSFGGPAADLIPGVKNTIAVASGKGGVGKTTVAVNLAVSLARDGARVGLLDADITGPNVPLMMGTSGSHVTGVGSRVNPVVAHGVQMMSIEYFLTGGAPVIWRGPLIHSAIQQFLRDVEWGELDYLIVDLPPGTGDAALSLSQLIPLSGAVVVTTPQEVSLLDARKAIAMFNKVNVRTLGVVENMSGFICPDCGTEHDIFGTGGAASLGRELGLEVLARIPLEPSVRTGGDAGAPITSTQHPSSDTSVAAAALRELARTVAGRISVIAEPFAGARAS from the coding sequence ATGGTCGACCAGCTCACCGACGACAACATCATGGCTGCCCTGTCTCAGGTCAAAGACCCGGAGATCGGGAAGGACCTGGTCAGCCTGGGGATGGTCAAGGCGATCGAGATCACCGGTTCGACCGTTGACCTGACCGTCGAGCTGACCACGCCTGCCTGCCCGTTGAAGGCGAAGATCGAGTCGGACATCGTGGATGGACTGGCCGCCCTAGGCGCGACCACCGTCCGCGTCGACTGGGCGAGCAACGTGAAGCGCTCCTTCGGTGGGCCTGCGGCTGACCTGATCCCGGGTGTCAAGAACACCATCGCCGTTGCCTCGGGCAAGGGCGGCGTCGGCAAGACGACCGTGGCGGTCAACCTCGCCGTCAGCCTGGCGCGCGATGGTGCCCGAGTCGGCCTCCTCGACGCCGACATCACCGGCCCAAACGTACCGCTCATGATGGGAACCAGCGGATCGCACGTCACCGGGGTAGGGTCCCGGGTCAACCCTGTGGTCGCGCACGGGGTCCAGATGATGAGCATCGAGTACTTCCTGACCGGCGGCGCCCCCGTCATCTGGCGCGGCCCGCTTATTCACTCCGCCATCCAGCAATTCCTGCGCGACGTCGAATGGGGCGAGCTCGACTACCTGATCGTGGACCTGCCGCCGGGCACGGGCGACGCCGCCCTGAGCCTGAGCCAGCTCATACCGCTCTCCGGAGCGGTGGTCGTCACCACGCCCCAGGAGGTCAGCCTCCTCGACGCGCGCAAGGCGATCGCCATGTTCAACAAGGTCAACGTCCGGACCCTGGGCGTGGTCGAGAACATGAGCGGGTTCATCTGCCCCGATTGCGGCACCGAGCACGACATCTTCGGGACCGGCGGCGCGGCCAGCCTGGGCAGGGAGCTGGGGCTCGAAGTGCTGGCACGCATCCCCCTGGAGCCGTCGGTCCGGACCGGCGGGGATGCCGGGGCACCGATCACCTCCACCCAGCATCCCTCGAGCGACACGTCGGTTGCCGCCGCTGCACTGCGCGAATTGGCGCGCACGGTCGCCGGTCGGATCAGCGTCATCGCCGAGCCGTTCGCCGGCGCCCGCGCCAGCTAG
- a CDS encoding metallophosphoesterase family protein yields the protein MRIAVLADLHANLPALHAVLDDVLVLGCDTMWCVGDIVGRGPHPAEVVDELRALAVPTIQGNWDDAVALHREQPGVAWPDTESEAAGQVSLAWTIRQLSDEQRSWLRQLPGKERIAIDERSVLLFHGSPTRQNDYLWSDRPSRVFARVVSDQGDDLLCFGNTHEAFHRLVGESHFVAAGSVGCGTPDDMSAQYAVIDIAGPELMVNFRSVPYDHFSVDADMQAAGLSPLLLRVPPSSHVALDAEAEHLVEAQR from the coding sequence ATGCGGATCGCCGTGCTCGCCGACCTGCACGCCAACCTGCCCGCCCTGCATGCGGTGCTCGACGACGTGCTCGTGCTCGGCTGCGACACGATGTGGTGCGTCGGCGACATCGTGGGACGCGGCCCGCACCCCGCCGAGGTCGTGGATGAGCTGCGTGCCCTTGCCGTGCCGACCATCCAGGGCAACTGGGACGATGCGGTTGCGCTGCACCGCGAGCAGCCGGGCGTGGCCTGGCCGGATACCGAGTCCGAGGCCGCCGGGCAGGTTTCGCTGGCGTGGACGATCCGGCAACTTTCCGATGAACAGCGCTCGTGGCTGCGGCAGCTGCCGGGCAAAGAGCGGATCGCGATCGACGAGCGCTCGGTGCTGCTCTTCCACGGCTCGCCGACGCGTCAGAACGACTACCTGTGGAGCGACCGGCCGAGCCGCGTCTTCGCCCGCGTGGTGAGCGACCAGGGCGATGATCTGCTGTGCTTCGGCAACACGCACGAGGCCTTTCATCGGCTGGTGGGCGAAAGCCACTTTGTCGCGGCTGGATCCGTCGGCTGCGGGACGCCGGACGACATGAGCGCGCAGTACGCCGTGATCGACATCGCGGGGCCGGAGCTGATGGTCAACTTCCGATCGGTCCCGTATGACCACTTCAGCGTCGATGCGGACATGCAGGCGGCCGGCCTGTCGCCGCTCCTGTTGCGGGTGCCGCCTTCGTCGCACGTGGCGCTCGACGCCGAGGCCGAGCACCTGGTCGAGGCGCAGCGCTAG
- a CDS encoding ABC transporter permease → MEFLYGIPIIGLFVQFVAYIVQIGPSIAPIMLAISVPLAFGALCGIMNERSGVVNIGIEGMMLMAAFFGFVAAGFAAGSVEFDTSGPFGVTPPILLGVAVAVAVAVLLSLLHAWLSITIRTDQIISGTIINIAALGLTGYLNRIFISPNPQLGAGTFQTWRPPDWLTDLPAVGWLFNMFLKQGPIAMSLIAFVIVVQVLLFRSRWGLRTRAVGEHPRAADTLGISVLALRYRNVILGGVFAGLAGAFLTLEQTGSFQNGMTAGRGFIALACVIFGRWTPIGAFGAALLFAGADAFGRTVGLIPPTGELAGLGEVLGAVPDQFYGVLPYVVTIIVLAGAVGRSVPPAAVGRPYAKEGQET, encoded by the coding sequence ATGGAGTTCCTCTACGGGATCCCGATCATCGGGCTCTTCGTCCAGTTCGTGGCCTACATCGTTCAGATCGGGCCGAGCATCGCACCGATCATGCTGGCCATCTCCGTGCCGCTGGCCTTCGGTGCCCTGTGCGGGATCATGAACGAGCGCTCGGGCGTGGTGAACATCGGCATCGAGGGCATGATGCTGATGGCTGCCTTCTTCGGCTTCGTGGCGGCCGGCTTCGCCGCTGGTTCAGTCGAGTTCGACACCTCGGGGCCCTTTGGCGTGACGCCACCGATCCTCCTCGGCGTGGCGGTGGCCGTGGCAGTCGCGGTTCTCCTGTCACTGCTCCACGCCTGGCTGTCGATCACCATCCGGACCGATCAGATCATCAGCGGCACGATCATCAACATCGCCGCCCTGGGGCTGACCGGGTACCTGAATCGCATCTTCATCTCGCCCAATCCGCAGCTCGGGGCGGGCACGTTCCAGACCTGGCGTCCCCCGGATTGGCTGACCGATCTGCCGGCGGTGGGATGGCTGTTCAACATGTTCCTGAAGCAAGGGCCGATCGCGATGTCGCTCATCGCCTTCGTGATCGTGGTGCAGGTCCTCCTCTTCCGTTCGCGCTGGGGGCTTCGCACGCGGGCCGTGGGTGAGCACCCGAGAGCGGCGGACACGCTTGGCATCAGCGTGCTGGCGCTGCGCTACCGGAACGTGATCCTGGGTGGCGTCTTCGCCGGCCTGGCTGGTGCCTTCCTGACCCTCGAGCAGACCGGCTCGTTCCAGAACGGCATGACCGCGGGCCGTGGATTCATCGCGCTGGCCTGCGTCATCTTCGGGCGCTGGACGCCGATAGGGGCCTTTGGCGCCGCGCTCCTCTTCGCAGGCGCCGATGCGTTCGGGCGAACCGTGGGGCTCATTCCACCGACCGGGGAGCTGGCGGGGCTGGGAGAGGTGCTGGGCGCCGTCCCCGACCAGTTCTACGGCGTGCTGCCGTACGTGGTCACCATCATCGTCCTGGCTGGCGCGGTTGGGCGCAGCGTGCCGCCGGCCGCGGTTGGTCGTCCATACGCCAAGGAGGGGCAGGAGACCTAG
- a CDS encoding ABC transporter permease, with the protein MRPREWLASAVAAATVPVLAVLLGLVAGAAVMVISNSLSSGVTDIALPLRAYGSLLAGSVSGLDEIVRTVSEATPLILAGLSVGIGFKAGLFNIGANGQFLMGALGAAGVGATVAGASPWLAIPAALGAGMLAGAAYGFIPGALKAWTGAHEVVTTIMLNFIAAALIAFLVTGPLATPGASFARTGDVLNAELPVIIGRAGGSGHLGILFALAAVPLAYLLLFRSVLGFEIRTVGANPSAALYAGMRPGRLVILTMSLCGLLAGLAGATQVLGISHFISASYSTSVGFDAITVALLGRAHPVGILFSAVLFGVMRAGSALMQIRERVPVEIIDVIQAVILLFLAADIIVRTIFRIRAKRGAVVDELQTVTRTYGGAA; encoded by the coding sequence ATGAGGCCGCGGGAGTGGCTCGCCAGCGCCGTGGCGGCGGCAACCGTGCCCGTCCTCGCGGTGCTGCTGGGGCTCGTGGCCGGCGCGGCCGTGATGGTCATCTCGAATTCGCTGTCGAGCGGTGTCACCGACATCGCGCTGCCGCTGCGCGCCTACGGGTCACTTCTGGCCGGCTCGGTCAGTGGCCTCGACGAGATCGTCCGCACGGTGAGCGAGGCGACACCGCTGATCCTGGCCGGCCTGTCGGTGGGGATCGGCTTCAAGGCCGGGCTGTTCAACATCGGCGCCAACGGGCAGTTCCTGATGGGCGCGTTGGGTGCCGCCGGCGTCGGGGCAACCGTGGCCGGCGCGTCACCCTGGCTCGCCATCCCGGCCGCGCTCGGTGCGGGAATGCTCGCGGGTGCCGCGTATGGCTTCATCCCGGGCGCGTTGAAGGCGTGGACCGGCGCCCACGAGGTCGTGACGACCATCATGCTCAACTTCATTGCCGCCGCGCTGATCGCATTCCTGGTGACAGGCCCGCTCGCGACCCCGGGCGCGAGCTTCGCCAGGACGGGCGATGTGCTGAACGCGGAGCTGCCGGTGATCATCGGTCGCGCTGGTGGCAGCGGCCACCTTGGCATCCTGTTCGCCCTGGCGGCCGTGCCGTTGGCCTACCTGCTGTTGTTCCGCAGCGTGCTGGGTTTCGAGATCCGCACCGTCGGCGCAAATCCAAGCGCCGCGCTGTACGCCGGCATGCGCCCGGGTCGCCTCGTCATCCTCACCATGTCGCTGTGCGGGCTGCTGGCCGGCCTGGCCGGTGCCACACAGGTGCTGGGGATCAGCCACTTCATCTCCGCCTCGTACTCGACCTCCGTAGGCTTCGACGCGATCACCGTCGCCCTGCTGGGACGAGCTCACCCGGTCGGTATCCTGTTCTCGGCGGTGCTCTTCGGCGTGATGCGCGCCGGCTCCGCTCTGATGCAGATCCGCGAGCGCGTCCCCGTTGAGATCATCGACGTCATCCAGGCCGTGATCCTCCTGTTCCTGGCGGCGGACATCATCGTGCGCACCATCTTCCGCATCCGCGCCAAGCGCGGTGCCGTCGTGGATGAGCTGCAGACGGTGACCCGCACCTACGGCGGGGCGGCCTGA